The genomic segment GGCCAGGCTCTCCCGGGTGCGCTTGCGAGTCATCTCGACCAGCCCGAGTGCGGACACTCCCGTCACCTGATTGCGCGCAGGATCTCGCGACAGCGCTTGTTCCAATGCATGCAACACCTGCCTTTGATGCTCGGCAGACTCCATATCGATGAAGTCGATGATAATGATGCCGCCCAGATTTCGCACCCGCAGTTGTCTCGCGAGTACACTGGCCGCTTCCAGATTTGTCTTCAGCACAGTCTCTGCCTGATTACGCTTACCGACAAACGAACCGGTATTCACATCGATCGTCGTCATCGCCTCAGTCTGGTCGATAATCAGGTACCCGCCGGATTTGAGATCTTCCCGGCGATCCAGTGCACGCTCGATCGTCTCTTCGACTCCATATAGATCAAACAGCGGGCGCTCGCCCTGATACAACTCCAGCACAGGCTTCATTTCGGGCAAATAATCGCTGCAGAACACGTCGAGCGCCGAGAAACACTGACGAGAATCGATCAGTATGCGCTGCACCGCGGGACGGGCAAGATCTCTTACCGTGCGGAGGTCCAGGGAGAGCTCTTCGTACAATAGTTCGCTGCCACTGGCGGCAGCGGCGCGGCGCGACACCGCAACCCACAAGCGGCACAAAAACCGCAACTCCGACACAACTTCTGCTTCACCCACTCCTTCCGCTGCGGTGCGCAGAATAAAACCGCCCCCCAGCACAGGCTTTTCCTGTGCGAGACAATCGGACAACAACGCCTGCAGGCGCTGCCGCTCCTGTGTATCAACTATTAGCTGCGATACCCCTACACGATCCGCATGCGGCATAAATACGAGGTAGCGGGCCGATAGCGACAACTGCATGGTGAGGCGAGCGCCCTTTGAACCGATGGGGTCTTTCATCACCTGGACAATAATTTTTTTGCCCTCGTGCAGATGATCCGTAATATCACCCTGGGGCTCAGCGCGCAGGACTCGCCCCTTCCCTGCACCCTGGTGAATATCAGAAATATGAATAAACCCTGTGCGCTCAGCGCCGATGTCCACAAAGGCTGCCTGCATGCCCGGCAGCACTCTTACGACTTTCCCCGCGTAAATATTGCCGACCAGACCGCGGATACCCTTGCGCTCGATATAGACATCCTGTGTAACCCCGTTGTCCAGCAACGCAACGCGGGTTTCCATCGGCGCAAAATTCACCAAGATGTCTTCACTCATCGAAGGCCTCCGGCGATGCCTTTGGAGACAGCGCAGTGGGGATACCCTGATCACGCAGCAGCTGCCATGTTTCAGACAGAGGCAATCCGACTACGTTGCTGTAGCTCCCGTCGATGCCAGCGACAAAGGCGCCGGCCAATCCCTGTATGCCATAGGCACCGGCCTTGTCCCATGCCTCACCTGACTCCAGATAGGCCTCGCACTGATGCCACGTCAATGGGATAAACTGCACCCGTGTCTTCACCAGCACCGTGGATTCTTCGCGGGCACCGCTGAGACACACCGCCGTCATAACGATATGCGCCCGGCCACTGAGCAGAGCCAGCATGCGCAGAGCGTCTTCCCTGTCCCGCGGCTTTCCCAGTACAGCGCCATCGACCACTACCGTGGTATCGGCTGCCAACACCCATTGCGGCTTGCCCCGGTGCCGGCGTCGGGCGGCACTCGCTTTTTCCAGTGCCATGCGCCGCACGTAGGCGTCCGGAGATTCGTCTGCATAGGGCGTTTCATCGATATCAGCCGGCTCACAGATGCACTCGACACCCAACTGCGCCAGTAATTCCCTACGTCGTGGCGAAGCAGAGGCCAAAATCAGCGGGCCAACTGGCATCTCAGCCCATCTCGAATCGACGCCGCACACCCCGCAGCATGTGCAGGACAAACGGCCAGACCAGAGCGCTGGTCAGTGCGGGCAGGAGAAACAGCGTCGGGAGGCCGCTGGCCCCATCGACATTTTGCACCCACTGGCACAACAGCTGGCTGATGCCCACCAGCACAAACACCACCGCCGCCTGCTGCAGAAGACTGTAGACCCGCAGCCGCTGATAGAGGATCAACGCGAGGAATGCCACCACCACCAGAGCGAGACCGTGTTGCCCAAACAACGAGCCCTCGAGCACATCCACGCCTAGTCCCGCCAGCAAGCCGACCATAATCCCGACGCGCTGCGGCAGTGCAATACACCAGTAAATGAGGGTCAGTGTGACCCATTCGGGCCGCGCCCACTGCAACCAGTCGGGTAGCGGCACCACCAGCAGCACGAACGCCACCAGGAACGTCAGCATAATGATCCCGTAGCCGCTTCGCTGCCTTCCAGACACCCCTCAGTCTTCCTCGGGAAGCGGGGCCGACAGAGCCGCCGCGGGGGCCGTAAAAACAAGCAGCACATGACGGGTCCGGTCCAGTGCCGCGCGGGGCCGCGCCACGACCCGGGCGAAGGCCTCGCCGGTATCGCGCTCAACGTCTGTTACCTCCGCCACCGGATAGCCTACCGGGAATCGCTCTCCGAGACCGGACGTCACCAGCAGATCGCCCGGTTCGATATCGGTGGTGGCAGAGACATGTCGTACCTCAAGGGCGCCGATTTCGCCAGCACCCTCGACAATGGCCCTGACGCCATTACGGTTGATTTGCACGGGGACCGAGTGAGTCACATCGGTGATTAACAGCGCTCTCGACGTACCGCCACTGACCTCGACAACCTGTCCCATCAGGCCATCGGCGTCGATCAGGGGCTGGCCCACGAACACACCGTCCCGCGTTCCCTTGTTCAGAACCAGCAGTTGTCGCTCCGGATCGGGAGAGACCCCAATCAGTTCCGCCACCAGCACATCGTCGCGCACCAGCGCACTGGAATTAAGCAGGGCACGCAGCCTTGCGTTCTCCGCCTGCACTGACGCCATTTGCTGGGAAAGCCCCTGCAACACCAGGTTCTCCTGTGCCAGCCGCTCATTATCCTCCAACAGGTTGGCGCGGGAGCGAATATGGGTGTCGGTCCACTCTCCAACTGTTGCGGGCAAGTTGGCAACCCAGAATATGGGGTAGGCCAGCGAATCGAGCACGGCACGACCGGATTTGAAATTATTGAAATGCATATCCGCAGTGATCAGGCCCACAGCAAGCAGGATAGCCAGCAGTGTGCGCAGGGCGAGGGAGGATTCTTTGACAAAAAGCGGTTTAATCTCGATTCCTCAAAAGCTGCAGGGGACGAGCGATGCCGCGGGTCGCAAGCGGAAGAGAATCGCCAGGAGAGAGCGCCGCGAGACATCACACAGCACACCATCCACCGTCACGCCCTACTCCGTTGACAACAGGTCTATGGTACGACGGTCCATCCGTTCCATGGCAAGACCGCCGCCACGGGCAACACAGGTCAGCGGGTCATCAGCCACAATGACCGGCAAGCCAGTCTCCTCAGAGATCAACCGGTCGAGATCACGCAACAAAGCGCCACCGCCGGTGAGCACGATGCCACTCTCAGCGATATCTGCTGCCAGTTCCGGTGGTGACTGCTCTAGCGCAGACTTGACCGCTGAAACGATCGATTGCAGTGGATCTTGCAATGAGTTCAATATCTCGTCGCTCTCCAGGGTAAAGCTGCGAGGTACCCCCTCCGCAAGATTGCGCCCACGCACATCGATTTCGCGTAGGTCACTACCTGCAAATGCACAACCGATCTCCAATTTGATGCGTTCCGCAGTGGCGTCACCGATAAGGCTGCCGTAGCGCCGGCGCACATGAGACACAATGGCTTCATCAAAACGGTCGCCGCCAACGCGGACGGAATCGCGGTACACTACGCCGTTAAGCGAAATGATGGCGACTTCTGTCGTGCCACCGCCTACATCCACCACCATACAACCCGTGGCTTCCTCAACACTGAGACCGGCGCCGATCGCGGCCGCCATTGGCTCCTCGATCAGCCGCACATCCCTGGCCCCGGCACTGAGCGCTGATTCCCGTATGGCGCGTCGCTCCACCTGGGTAGACATGCAGGGGACACACACCAGCACACGAGGGCTGGGGCGGATAAAACGGCTTTCGTGTACTTTGGCGATGAAGTGCTGCAACATTTTTTCAGTGACCACGAAATCCGCGATCACGCCGTCCTTCAGGGGGCGGATAGCAGTGATATTGCCCGGCGTACGGCCCAACATACGTTTGGCCTCCATGCCCACCGCTTCGATCGTTTTCTGCCCATCGTGAGTACGAATGGCAACCACCGAGGGCTCGTTCAGGATGATGCCCTTGTCACGGACATAAATCAGCGTGTTCGCAGTACCGAGATCGATGGACAGGTCGTTGGAAAATGCGCCGCGAAGCTTTTTGAACATGAGTTTCTGTTACCCTGTGGCTGCCACGGGGAACCCCGTGACTGACTTTATTAATCGCTCTCAAAGCACCCGCTTTTTCCGGCCGAGAATGTCACCGCGGAGCCGTATTTATAGGGGTTGGCGTATTTGTGCAACTGTACCAACCGCGGGGATTTTGGGCAAGGCGCAAATGTGATAAGTTTACGCCCCCTGCCACCAGAGTCTGGCCTCCAACAGAAAAGTTCACCATGACTATTGCGCAAGACGACATCGAGAAAATCGCCGAACTGGCCCGCATTCGTATTTCCGGCGAGGAAATCGGAGAGGTCACACAACGCATTACTGAGATTCTGCAGATGGTCGACACCCTGCAAGCGGCTGATACCAGCAATGTAGAACCCATGGCCAACCCACTGGACGCCACCCAGCAGCTGCGCGCAGACGAAGTCACCGAACTCAATCGCAGGGACGACTTTCTGGCCATTGCACCGGCCGTAGAGGATGGCCTCTTTCTGGTACCCCGGGTTATCGAGTAGCCGTTTATATCGCGTCAGGACACTTATGCACAATCACACAGTAAGCCAGTTAAGCCGGGGGCTGCGGGAAGGCAGGTACTCCAGCGTAGAGGTCACCCGCAATTACCTTGAGCGTATCGCTCGCCTGGATGAACGCTACAACGCCTTTATCAGCGTGGATGAGGCTGCTGCGCTCGCTGCCGCGGAAGCTGCCGACGCCCGCATTGCCGGCGGCGATGCAGCGCCCCTGACGGGAATCCCGCTGGCCCACAAAGACATTTTTTGCACGCAGGGCCTGAAGACCAGCTGCGGCTCTCGCATGCTGGATAATTTTGTGCCCCCTTATGATGCCACCGTCATTGAGCGTTTTCGGTCTGCAGGCTCCATTATTCTGGGCAAGACCAACATGGATGAATTTGCCATGGGCTCCTCCAATGAAAGCAGCTACTACGGCGCAGCGCACAACCCTTGGAACACCGGTTGCGTTCCCGGGGGCTCGTCTGGCGGGTCCGCCGCCGCGGTGGCCGCGCGGCTCGCTCCGGCAGCAACCGGCACGGATACCGGAGGCTCGATTCGTCAGCCGGCGGCCTTTTGCGGTATTACCGGACTCAAGCCCACCTATGGCCGCGTATCCCGCCTCGGCATGATTGCCTTTGCCTCCAGCCTCGACCAGGGTGGCCCGATGGCACGCACCGCAGAAGACTGCGCCCTGATGCTGAACACCATGGCCGGTCATGATCCACGGGATTCCACATCCTCCGATGTGCCCGTTGAGGACTATACCGCGGGTCTCGAAAAAAGCCTCGAGGGGCTGCGTATTGGTCTGCCCGACGCCTACTTTGGAGAAGGGCTCGACAGCGCTACCGGCGAGTGCATTCACCTGGCTTTAAAAGAACTGGAAACACTGGGCGCCACGCTCACTGCGGTATCGCTGCCGCACAGCAAGCTGACAATTCCCACTTACTACATCGTCGCGCCAGCGGAGGCCTCCACCAACCTGTCCCGCTACGACGGCGTGCGCTACGGTCATCGCTGTGCTGACCCTGCGGATCTGCATGATCTGTACACGCGCACCCGCGAAGAAGGGTTCGGCGACGAGGTCAAGCGCCGCATTCTGATCGGCACGTACGCCCTGTCCGCAGGCTACTACGACGCCTACTACAAAAAAGCCCAACAGGCCCGCCGACTGATCCGGCAAGATTTTCTGGATTGCTTCCAGACCGTCGATATCATAGCGGGCCCCACCACGCCCGGACC from the Candidatus Marimicrobium litorale genome contains:
- the rng gene encoding ribonuclease G, with the protein product MSEDILVNFAPMETRVALLDNGVTQDVYIERKGIRGLVGNIYAGKVVRVLPGMQAAFVDIGAERTGFIHISDIHQGAGKGRVLRAEPQGDITDHLHEGKKIIVQVMKDPIGSKGARLTMQLSLSARYLVFMPHADRVGVSQLIVDTQERQRLQALLSDCLAQEKPVLGGGFILRTAAEGVGEAEVVSELRFLCRLWVAVSRRAAAASGSELLYEELSLDLRTVRDLARPAVQRILIDSRQCFSALDVFCSDYLPEMKPVLELYQGERPLFDLYGVEETIERALDRREDLKSGGYLIIDQTEAMTTIDVNTGSFVGKRNQAETVLKTNLEAASVLARQLRVRNLGGIIIIDFIDMESAEHQRQVLHALEQALSRDPARNQVTGVSALGLVEMTRKRTRESLAHTLCETCPACHGRGVRKTAETVCHEIVREIIRDARADESGALMVLAAQSVAERLLDEEFAYLAELEELVGMTISVRTEPDYSQENFEIILL
- the mreD gene encoding rod shape-determining protein MreD yields the protein MSGRQRSGYGIIMLTFLVAFVLLVVPLPDWLQWARPEWVTLTLIYWCIALPQRVGIMVGLLAGLGVDVLEGSLFGQHGLALVVVAFLALILYQRLRVYSLLQQAAVVFVLVGISQLLCQWVQNVDGASGLPTLFLLPALTSALVWPFVLHMLRGVRRRFEMG
- the mreC gene encoding rod shape-determining protein MreC, with protein sequence MEIKPLFVKESSLALRTLLAILLAVGLITADMHFNNFKSGRAVLDSLAYPIFWVANLPATVGEWTDTHIRSRANLLEDNERLAQENLVLQGLSQQMASVQAENARLRALLNSSALVRDDVLVAELIGVSPDPERQLLVLNKGTRDGVFVGQPLIDADGLMGQVVEVSGGTSRALLITDVTHSVPVQINRNGVRAIVEGAGEIGALEVRHVSATTDIEPGDLLVTSGLGERFPVGYPVAEVTDVERDTGEAFARVVARPRAALDRTRHVLLVFTAPAAALSAPLPEED
- a CDS encoding Maf family protein → MPVGPLILASASPRRRELLAQLGVECICEPADIDETPYADESPDAYVRRMALEKASAARRRHRGKPQWVLAADTTVVVDGAVLGKPRDREDALRMLALLSGRAHIVMTAVCLSGAREESTVLVKTRVQFIPLTWHQCEAYLESGEAWDKAGAYGIQGLAGAFVAGIDGSYSNVVGLPLSETWQLLRDQGIPTALSPKASPEAFDE
- the gatC gene encoding Asp-tRNA(Asn)/Glu-tRNA(Gln) amidotransferase subunit GatC, whose translation is MTIAQDDIEKIAELARIRISGEEIGEVTQRITEILQMVDTLQAADTSNVEPMANPLDATQQLRADEVTELNRRDDFLAIAPAVEDGLFLVPRVIE
- the gatA gene encoding Asp-tRNA(Asn)/Glu-tRNA(Gln) amidotransferase subunit GatA, with protein sequence MHNHTVSQLSRGLREGRYSSVEVTRNYLERIARLDERYNAFISVDEAAALAAAEAADARIAGGDAAPLTGIPLAHKDIFCTQGLKTSCGSRMLDNFVPPYDATVIERFRSAGSIILGKTNMDEFAMGSSNESSYYGAAHNPWNTGCVPGGSSGGSAAAVAARLAPAATGTDTGGSIRQPAAFCGITGLKPTYGRVSRLGMIAFASSLDQGGPMARTAEDCALMLNTMAGHDPRDSTSSDVPVEDYTAGLEKSLEGLRIGLPDAYFGEGLDSATGECIHLALKELETLGATLTAVSLPHSKLTIPTYYIVAPAEASTNLSRYDGVRYGHRCADPADLHDLYTRTREEGFGDEVKRRILIGTYALSAGYYDAYYKKAQQARRLIRQDFLDCFQTVDIIAGPTTPGPAFALGAKDNDPVSMYLEDVYTLAVNLAGLPGMSLPAGFVQDKPVGLQLIGPHFGEGRLLNVAHRFQQATDWHTRTPGDGEHAV
- a CDS encoding rod shape-determining protein; its protein translation is MFKKLRGAFSNDLSIDLGTANTLIYVRDKGIILNEPSVVAIRTHDGQKTIEAVGMEAKRMLGRTPGNITAIRPLKDGVIADFVVTEKMLQHFIAKVHESRFIRPSPRVLVCVPCMSTQVERRAIRESALSAGARDVRLIEEPMAAAIGAGLSVEEATGCMVVDVGGGTTEVAIISLNGVVYRDSVRVGGDRFDEAIVSHVRRRYGSLIGDATAERIKLEIGCAFAGSDLREIDVRGRNLAEGVPRSFTLESDEILNSLQDPLQSIVSAVKSALEQSPPELAADIAESGIVLTGGGALLRDLDRLISEETGLPVIVADDPLTCVARGGGLAMERMDRRTIDLLSTE